A part of Paenibacillus sp. IHBB 10380 genomic DNA contains:
- a CDS encoding MFS transporter: MSLLTRNRGAILLLMLNIFLVFTGIGLVIPIMPAYMNELQISGGTVGLLVAAFSLTQFLFSPVAGRLSDSWGRKKIIVAGMIIFALSELLFGVANTPFFLFTARFLGGIGAALIMPAVMAYTADTTSTEERGKGMGYINAAITTGFIIGPGIGGFIAEFGIRVPFYGAAAAGMIAAIITLFVLPESSPSVQREKSTTTATTTATTTKKQGFFTQLMQSYREPYFFSLIIVFVMAFGLANYETVFGLFVDHKFSFTPKDIAFIITFGSIAGAVVQVTVFGWILDQFGEKKVISICLLLAALFILLTLFVNSYWMIIVVTFIVFLSIDILRPAISTQMSKMAEDQQGFVAGLNSAYTSLGNIAGPIVAGYLFDLDINFPYVSAFLVLGLCFFLSLKAGKSSRNTRLMKS; the protein is encoded by the coding sequence TAGCGGAGGGACTGTCGGGCTGCTTGTGGCTGCTTTTTCACTGACACAGTTCTTATTCTCACCTGTAGCGGGTAGGTTATCTGATTCTTGGGGACGGAAAAAGATTATTGTCGCAGGCATGATCATTTTTGCGCTATCCGAGTTGCTATTCGGGGTCGCGAACACGCCATTTTTTCTCTTTACAGCGAGATTCCTAGGGGGGATCGGTGCTGCTCTCATTATGCCTGCCGTTATGGCATATACAGCAGATACCACTTCCACGGAAGAAAGAGGTAAAGGAATGGGGTACATTAATGCTGCGATCACGACAGGTTTTATCATCGGTCCTGGGATCGGAGGATTCATCGCTGAATTCGGCATACGTGTACCCTTTTATGGGGCGGCTGCTGCCGGAATGATCGCTGCAATTATTACTTTATTTGTTTTGCCTGAATCTTCACCCTCAGTGCAGCGCGAGAAATCGACAACGACAGCGACAACGACAGCGACAACGACAAAAAAACAGGGTTTCTTTACACAGTTGATGCAGTCATACCGAGAGCCTTATTTTTTCAGTCTGATTATCGTGTTCGTCATGGCTTTTGGTTTGGCCAATTATGAGACGGTCTTTGGATTGTTTGTAGACCATAAATTTAGTTTTACGCCTAAAGACATTGCATTTATTATTACGTTCGGGTCCATAGCCGGTGCCGTTGTGCAAGTCACTGTATTCGGTTGGATATTAGACCAATTTGGCGAGAAAAAAGTGATCTCTATTTGCTTGCTACTTGCGGCTCTGTTCATCCTGTTGACACTGTTTGTGAACAGCTATTGGATGATTATCGTGGTAACTTTTATTGTGTTCTTATCGATTGATATTTTGCGTCCAGCCATTAGTACACAGATGTCTAAAATGGCCGAAGATCAGCAAGGGTTTGTCGCAGGTCTAAACTCGGCTTATACCAGCTTGGGAAATATCGCAGGACCTATAGTTGCAGGATATTTATTTGATCTAGACATTAATTTCCCCTATGTATCGGCGTTCTTGGTTCTGGGTTTATGTTTCTTTCTATCACTCAAGGCTGGAAAATCCAGCAGAAACACGAGACTTATGAAATCTTAA